The Drosophila bipectinata strain 14024-0381.07 unplaced genomic scaffold, DbipHiC1v2 scaffold_176, whole genome shotgun sequence DNA segment TGGCGATTGATTGATGTCGATGTTGGTGACGATCCAATGCCGACGACGATTGTTGCAACAACGGTGGCGGTGACGAtggcgtttttatttttgatttttttattaactgaGGAAAGTCCTCATCTGAatcatttgatttattatgTATACGTTTCCTAATAATGGGCATGTTGGATGTTATAATTGATTTATGTATATTATCATTATTgatattatcattattatcattttcatttaattggcTTTTCAATATTGTATTTTCAGTTCTCAATTGGTGCAGCTCATCGAGCAAGCCACCCAATTGATCTACATCCAATATGTCCATTAATTGGGCAGCCATATCATTGGTTTCTGTATTATGaactgatttttgtttttgtttttgcttcttcttaatattattattatcatattcATTTGTTTCCGAATCGGAAACTGAAGAGTTTGGTGAAAATATGCTTTTTATGCTATCTCTTTTATTGCTATTAATATTagtattgttattgttatttttaatattaatcttGTCATTTGGATTAGTATCATTTTGTGTTGTATGAttttgcagttgttgttgttgttgttgctgctgctgtcgttgacgcagctgctgctgctgctgctgctgtcgttgatgatgatgctgctgctgctgctgctgttgttgcagctgctgctgctggtgttgttgttgatgttgcatTTGTGATATGATATGTTGTTGGGGATGATTTGGTTCATTCATATAAATGAATGATGGTTGGTGTTGGGGATGAGATAATATAAGCTGAttagcttgttgttgttgatttgttattgttgctgttgctgttgttaatGGTGCcaatggtggtggtggcgggggtggtggtggcatCGGCATCGACAGCGGCAgcggttgctgttgctgttgctgttgattTTGATGATGTTGCCACcaaatttgttgttgttgctgctgttgttgctgttgcaacaATTGTGGCTGTTCTTGTTGATTTTGTTGATAATAACACCATTGTTgtcgatgttgttgttgctgttgatctagttgctgttttttatattgtatatattgtTGCTGCCATTGCTGTGGCGGCGGTGATGGTGACAATGTTAATAATTGTTCCAATGATGGTGATGTCGATATTGACAATGACGGTGACGGCGACTGTGACGGTGACGGTGACGGTGGCTGTGAACGTGATAATGGCATGGATGGTGGTGCCATTAACGTTGTCATTGCCGATGacgtcgttgtcgttgtcgtagCCGTTGTCGTCGTCGTTGCCATTATTGTTGATGATGTTGTTATTAATTCTGATGTTGGTATATTTGATGATGCAGATGTTGtggtcaataaaaataattgattttgttgattttgttgttcATCATGTTGTTGTATTATGAGATATTGATATTGAATTGGATTATTTACAATATCAAttggtgtttgttgttgtaataatAATGGTGTTGATGTTGATGGATTaacataattattattattgttaataTTTGTGTTTGTAAAATTAGTTTTGGTGTTGGTATTGTTTGTAATAGTGGAAGTGAAAGAAGTGGTAAAAGTAGTGGCAGAAGTagtagtagtaatattattgataattgaatttttctcAATTATATCATCGATATTGATTATATTCGGATAAGAAATATCGGTTATGATGACAGTATTAGCATTATTATTATCGATGCTAGTGTTgtcgttattattattgttgttattattattgttattgttattggcCGCAGCAgtgtttattgttgttgcagcaTATATGGCGGAAGTATCAATGTTGCCCACATcagtagtggtggtggtggtggtagtaGTAGCCACAACATTGATAGCAGCAAAGTTGCTGATGGCAGTGGTTGAGATTGAAGTAGGGGTGGTAATGGTGGTAATAGTAGGAGGAGTGGCATTGTCATTGGCAATGACGGCGTCAATGGCGATGGTGGTAGTGTTGCCAATGTCAGTGTCATTATTATTGGTGGTAGTGGCGGTGGTATCAGTGATATAATTATTATCAtcattatttatatttgatgagattttaaattttctatcattattattatcttTATCGTTGTCAATAGTTGttggtttaattttattattattattttttgtattttttgtattagtattagtatttttattattatttttgttgctattatttttattattatcatcatcattatcgtTGACGTCAGCAACGGCATGGATGTCTGCTGCCTTATAATGTTGAAGTTTAGCAGACAATACCGATGCTGGTGTCAATGATAAGGGTAgttgtttcttattttttggctgattgccttttttattatttttattatttgcatGATTTTTACTCATGATGtgatataatttaaaaagttttctatgaagaatttaagaaatataagaaatatatatatatatacaagaaagaaatgaaatgagagaaaacaagaaagagaagctaacttcgggcggagccgaagttgatatacccttgcagttaaaaccggatatatatcgcaaacatcggatatagttggccgatccttatgagaatatgatggGATAATTGggaatataacccaatttattataatacaaaaaccaaacctaaaaatgtcccaaacttctatcttcaaaaacacaaaagttgggtcatttccgatcgttcagttatatggcagctatagaatatagtcggccgatcctaatgaaatttggtaggttggatcaactggccaaaaatataatctgtattaagtttcagctttctatcttcaaaaacacgaaagttgggtcttttccgatcgttcagttatatggcagctataggatatagtcggccgatccttatgaaatttggcacgtcgtaatagtttgccaaagatagctctcgtgtcaaatttgaactctctaactctaaaaacaccaaagttataccatttccaatcaatcagttatatggcagctataggatatagtcggccgatccgggccgttccgacttatatactgcgtgcaaaggaaagaagggtgtgtgcaaagtttcaagacgatagcttcaaaactgagagactagttcgcgtagaaacggacagacagacggacagacggacagacggacatgcccatatcaactcaggaggtgatcctgatcaagaatatatatactttatagggtcggagatgtctccttcactgcgttgcacacttttggacaaaattataataccctctgcaagggtataaatatgaagaaaaatatatatattcaagtaaagagagaaaatatatatatattataataataataatttgtataaatttataatttatataaaaaaaatttggtgtATAAATTTGGTGTCGATTGTGCTGGCAGAGGGAGATATGATGTGCATAAATGAATATGCGCAACATAATCTACATGCGCATGCACATATACATACACGTATATGTGTACAGTCCAATAGAATGCGCAATATTATTAAGGGGTgggatttgatttgatttgaatttaatttcatttgcaaaattatacaaatgttctaattcagctttttattctctctctaaacaaaaatcctttcttcttcttcgtcttcttcttcttcttcctttcgTTGGTTATTCTTATTGATTCTTAGTTAAATAGTattagtatatattaaattattttagtaAAAGTAAATCAACAACTATTTAtagatatgtttttttttttttagaaaatttaagtttttgatctctttgctttttgttgttgcacaATCCGCTCTTCTTCACTATTCTTTATATACACACACGCGCGTGCAccgccacaacaacaacagggaCACTGAGAAcgcgcttaaaatttaaaaattcaaagctAACGtaatagtgtgtgtgtgtgtgtgtgcgtatgAGTGAAGGGGAAtggcttattattattaattattatcacttttttttgtgttgaaaTTTAGTTGGTTATTATTTAGGAACACTTGGATGTTCGCTCACcggtgtgttgttgttgttattcaGGATGCCACCAAttttggtggtggtggtggtggtaatTATCTATacctatatatgtatatataggaCCCTACCTTTTGCCTAACAATAGTGCCGTCTCCGTCTCCTTCTCCTTTCTCCTTTCTCCTTCGACTCCTTCACTACGCCTTCACGCCTTCCTTGTCTTCTTTATCTTTTGTCTCTTTTACTCGTTGATTTGTTggatttattgttgttgtttttataaatttttttgcactttttattgtttcaatattgttgtttttattatttttaatttttggtctattttgggactttttccactgtttttattgattgttACTTTTCCActactttttgatttttccactttttcactattttttaactttttcacCACTTTAGAGTTTTTAGGGTCGGATCGTCCAACTGTGACCAATTGTCAGGATCAAGTGACGACGACCACCCAAAAAGTAGTGTTGGGTTGCTCATGAGTGAGTGAACAAAAAAGAGTTGTTCACTCAACTGAGTGAGCGAACTGGTTCCTtcctttttgttcttttttgttCACTTGCTCATTTTTGTTCACTTGCTCATTTTTGTTCACTTGCTCATTTTTGCTCATTTTAGTTCACTTGTTCATTTTTGTTCACTTGTTCACTTGCTCCCTTGTTCATTTGTGCTTAGTTACTcttttttgcacattttgttCTCATTCAATAAGTACAGAATTTAAACCGAAAATGGAATATTATGGATGGAATTCAATTATCCATGAAGGATTTcgttttactatttttaaatgccCAATGAAGGGAGCAAAAGTTTTGccacaaattaaaatgtaaaaatatcggtaagtttgaaaattaattatgaaaCATAATCTAATCATAATCATTGGCTTGGTAATTCACTGAGCAATGAGCAACTGAGCAATGAACAGTGAGCAAATGAGCAACTGAGCAATGAACAGTGAGCAAGTGAGCAATATGAGTGAGTTGactcttttgaaaaaaaagaacaagtgAACATGTTCACCTAAAAGAGCAGTATTTACACAACACTACCAAAAAGCGCTTCTTATATACACTTGTTACCACAACCCTTTCAATTCTAAGAATCAAAGTCTAACGGTATTTCTAACGCTCGCTCTCGCTCTAACTCTTATTGGCAAATGTAAATACCCAAACCTGAAAACATTGCACTTGTCATTTAGTATGGCTAACTTAACGCGGAAGGAGCCACCGCTCTTTATACCGATTCAACGAGAATTCGAAGAGTTCGGAGCGATATGCTTTTCCCGCTCTTCGTAAACCCAATAGACGAAATGGCATGTCGTTCTATCTCCCTCTTTTCAACCCTCGGCGTTTCTGGTATATAAAGAGGTAGCGAAACGGGCAGCACGTTTATTGTGTTATTAGAGGCGCGAAGAGAacagtgaatttggaaattgaaatggctCGTACAAAGCAGACTGCTCGTAAATCGACTGGTGGCAAGGCCCCACGCAAACAACTGGCTACAAAGGCCGCACGTAAAAGTGCGCCAGCCACCGGAGGAGTAAAGAAGCCCCATCGCTATCGCCCCGGAACTGTGGCTCTCCGTGAGATCCGTCGCTACCAGAAGAGTACTGAGCTGTTGATCCGTAAACTGCCATTCCAGCGGTTGGTGCGTGAAATAGCTCAGGATTTCAAGACAGATTTGCGCTTCCAGAGCTCTGCTGTGATGGCTTTGCAGGAAGCTAGCGAAGCCTATCTGGTTGGTCTGTTTGAAGATACCAATTTGTGCGCCATCCATGCTAAGCGTGTTACTATTATGCCCAAAGACATCCAGATGGCCCGTCGTATCCGTGGAGAGCGCGCTTAAATTGAACAATTGTCAATTGGCAGcccttaaatttaaactcAAAAATCGGTCCTTGTCAGGACCACaaagctttttatacccttgcagagggtattataattttgtccaaaagtgtgcaacgcagtgaaggagacatctcagaccctataaagtatatatattcttgatcaggatcacctcctgagttgatatgagcatgtccgtctgtccgtctgtccgtctgtctgtctgtccgtctgtccgtctgtctgtttctacgcgaactagtctctcagttttaaagctatcgtcttgaaactttgcacacacccttttttcctttgcaagcagtatataagtcggaacggcccggttatgatcctatagctgccatataactgattgatcggaaatggtataactttggtgtttttagagttagagagttcaaatttgacatgagtgctatttttggcaaaacaagcTACCAAGAAGACAgctgaaaagaagaaaaccgaGAAGGCCAAGGCAAAGGACGCTAAGAAGTCTGGTACCGTTAAG contains these protein-coding regions:
- the LOC138927163 gene encoding myb-like protein Q; its protein translation is MTLTLATLPPSPLTPSLPMTMPLLLLLPPLPPLLQSQPLPSATLLLSMLWLLLPPPPPLLIINNNIINNNGNDDDNGYDNDNDVIGNDNVNGTTIHAIITFTATVTVTVTVAVTVIVNIDITIIGTIINIQLDQQQQQHRQQWCYYQQNQQEQPQLLQQQQQQQQQQIWWQHHQNQQQQQQQPLPLSMPMPPPPPPPPPLAPLTTATATITNQQQQANQLILSHPQHQPSFIYMNEPNHPQQHIISQMQHQQQHQQQQLQQQQQQQQHHHQRQQQQQQQLRQRQQQQQQQQQLQNHTTQNDTNPNDKINIKNNNNNTNINSNKRDSIKSIFSPNSSVSDSETNEYDNNNIKKKQKQKQKSVHNTETNDMAAQLMDILDVDQLGGLLDELHQLRTENTILKSQLNENDNNDNINNDNIHKSIITSNMPIIRKRIHNKSNDSDEDFPQLIKKSKIKTPSSPPPLLQQSSSALDRHQHRHQSIAKNYYRDLVMDDPRHLIYNTCQ
- the LOC122321222 gene encoding histone H3-like; this encodes MARTKQTARKSTGGKAPRKQLATKAARKSAPATGGVKKPHRYRPGTVALREIRRYQKSTELLIRKLPFQRLVREIAQDFKTDLRFQSSAVMALQEASEAYLVGLFEDTNLCAIHAKRVTIMPKDIQMARRIRGERA